The sequence TTGGCAGGGGTTAACTTCTTTGTCAGGAGTTCAGAGGCAGGTAAATTTTGGATGAGGGAATGTATTTATAGATTTTTAAATCTACGGACTTTTATTTGTTGGCTTCTTTTGATGGCTTCTTTTGTTTGTTGATCTGGTCAGGTGGTTTCTATGGTCCTTATATCTTGGTTCAAAGAATTAAAAGACATTTCCAAGGCTGATGAAGTCATTGCTGGGATTTCAAGCAAATTTAGGCTATGTTTGTTGGATTTATTAACTTGCAGTAACCATGCATATCCCACAAAAGATTCTCTCCTACCTTATGCTGAACTCTCTAGAACATATAGTAAGATGCGCAATGAGGCAAGTCAATTGTATACTGCTACGGAGTCATCTGGCTTGTACAGTGATCTCTTGTCATCTATTGAAGTGGACATTCAGAGTTTGACTGCAGATGATGCTTTGAGTTTTGCATCAAAGCTTACATTTACGGGTAATGGTATTTCTGAAGTGGAATTTGATGGACGGAATCTGTTTGAGGAATTGGAGTCTCTTAAGCAGAAACTATTAACAACTTCTGGATATTTGAAATGTGTTCAGGTACCTTTTAGTTGCAAATAGAGCAAAATAGTCATAAAGCAGCTTTGTAACTTAGATCTATCATTTTTCTGTGAGCACTCATCGTTCCAGAATAATTGTTAGTTATATCTGCTCTCCCTGGAGAGTTTCCAGAGATTTTCTGACATTCAGATTGCTATTTTCTTGTGGTTTCAGAATAATTTGCATCTCACTGTCTCAGCTTTACTAGCAGCTGCAGTTGTTTGGATGTCAGAGCTTCCGGCAAAACTCAATCCAATCATTCTGCCTATAATGTCTTCCATCAAAAGAGAACAGGTATTTTGTACTCATAATCCAGAAACACCAGTAGTGTATTGAATAAGTATAAATCTTCGTGATAAGTGAAGGAGCTGTCTATTTCATTATTTCGCGATTCACTTAACACCCTGTTATTATGATTTGCCCTGAAGGAGGAAATACTTCAAAATAAGGCTGCTGAATCGTTAGCAGAGCTTATTTATCACTGCATCGGACGCAAACCCAGTCCAAATGACAAGCTTATCAAGAATTTATGTACTTTTGCATGCATGGATCCTTGTGAAACTCCCCAGGCAGGAGCTCTAAGTTCTGTTGAGTTAATTGAAGATCATGATCTATTAGCCTTTGGGAGTAGTAGCGGTAGACATAGATCAAAAGTTAATATGCTCCCTGCTGGGGAAGACCGATCAAAGGCTGAAGGTTACATTAGCAGACGGGGTTCTGAACTTGCATTGAAATATTTATGCATGAGGTTTGGTGGTTCTTTGTTTGACAAACTTCCTAAGATCTGGCATTGCCTTGTTGAGGTCCTCAAGCCTTGTAATCATGAATGCCTGACTCCAGAAGACGAAAAGCTGATTGATCAGTCTATTAATTCTGTTAAAGATCCTCAGATTTTGATAAACAATATTCAAGTAAGCATTCTGCTTTTTGTTCAATGACACAAGTAAAACTAAATCAGTTTGTTGCACAGAATCTTCAGTAACTAAAGTTAATGAAAAATCATTTCTCCTTGAGTCTTACTTGGCAAAATAGTTGCAGGTGAATGCAAAATAAACTTATCAAAAAAGCAGTAGGTTTTGCTATGCTTTGTGAGTATCACCACAAAGTACATGAAGATACTTCTGATAGTAAATATGGCATTTATTGGGACTACTTTGAAGATCCTGTGCACCTTACTTCTTATATTTTATTGTCTCCGTGTCATGTCACATGTGACTGGAATGAACCTAATGATACGTATTTGTACATGCTTGCACTATTAAGAGTCAACAACATTTTTTTATGCATTATAATGATAAATGACTGCGCAATAGGATAACTTTAATGCTGATCTCAGGTTAATTATCTTCTGTTCTTTTCTTATTCCTTTCCTTTGGTTTGTGGCAGGTGATTCGTTCTATTGCTCCTTCCTTGGAGGCATCACTCAGGCTGAAAATCCTAACTCTCTTACCATGTATTTTTAGATGTGTCAGACATTCTCATATTGCTGTAAGATTAGCTGCATCACGATGTATCACAGCAATGGCCAAGTCAATGACTTTGGATGTTATGGCGCCCCTTATTGAGAATGTTGTTCCTATGTTAGGTGATATGTCATCTGTGCATGCCAGACAAGGAGCTGGCATGCTTGTTAGTTTGCTAGTACATGGGTTGGGTTTGGAACTGGTCCCATACGCTCCTTTGTTGGTTGTCCCTCTTTTACGGTGCATGAGTGACTGTGATCACTCGGTTAGACAGAGTGTAACACATAGTTTTGCTGCCCTGGTGCCACTTCTTCCGCTAGCACGTGGTGTGTCTCCACCGGTTGGTCTGACTGACCGTTTGTCTAAAAATAAGGAGGATGCACAATTTCTGGAGCAACTAGTTGACAATTCTCATATTGATGACTTCAAACTCCCATTTGAGCTAAAAGTGACTCTTCGGAGGTAACTCCACCTTTTCTGACAATACTTGTGCTTTCTGGAgtaaatttaattaaagaagTGTAACACATGAGGATTTATTGTTGTCAGTGCAGTTGGAAGCATAGTCTTCTCTTTCAATAGCAATGATACTCTTTGGCAGGCTCAGTTTTTGATTCATAGATTTAGAAATAGTTCATATTGTCCCAGCATTTTGTTGGTCTTTTTGGTTAGGAAGGAAAAGGACCATAATTGAAGGCTTGAAGGAATCCCTTCATGATGTCTTGGAGAAGATAGTTTTTTGGGTCAGCTGTGGTTTAACAAAGACTTAATTGAATTTGATGCTACTAGAAAATTTAGTATGTCATCTAGTTACTCTATTTATTTGGGACTCTTTCAACTTTTTCAAGGGGATTTTCATCTGTATGATAAGAGAGCATATTGCCTAGGATAAGTCTTATTCcaaatattaatgtattattCTCATCTCTCAATTCTGATTTTCATTTTTGCCTGCCATCAAGACTTTCCTTTCAATGGTATATGTTGTTTTTTTTTACCGTTTTTGGTTTCCTCTTTATGTTCAGGTATCAACAAGAAGGTATAAACTGGCTAGCATTTTTAAGACGGTTTAATCTTCACGGAATTTTATGTGATGATATGGGCCTTGGTAAGACCCTTCAATCATCAGCAATTGTGGCATCTGATATAGCAGAGCATGTTGCTGCAAATAAGGGTGAGGATTTGCCACCGTCGTTAATTATATGTCCTTCAACCCTTGTTGGACACTGGGTCTACGAGATAGAGAAGTTTATTGATCCTTCTCTTTTGACAACACTTCAATACATTGGTTCTGCCCAAGAGCGATCTTCGCTGCGACCACAATTTAGCAAGCATAATGCAATTGTAACTTCATATGATGTCGTCCGGAAAGATATTGATCATCTCAAGCAGTTCTTCTGGAATTACTGCGTCCTAGATGAAGGACACATTATAAAGAACTCAAAGTCTAAAGTCACAGTTGCTGTGAAACAGATTAAGGCTAAACATCGCCTCATATTGAGTGGAACACCAATCCAGGTTTGTCATCTGATTTAAGTTCTTCTGGCAAGCATAAGTTTGTGCCGATTGCTTACAAAAAACACTTTCTGTTTGCAGAACAACGTGTTGGATCTTTGGTCTCTTTTTGACTTCCTTATGCCAGGTTTTCTTGGAACAGAAAGACAAGTATGCCATATATTTCTCACTTTTGGACACtgttttttctttgtttatcCATGGGGTTATGATTAATGGATCATGCTATTTCAGTATTTTGTAGCCTCATATGCTTGTTGACTAACACTCTTGTGCAGTATATACTaagaatttgaaataaatttatatatgctATGCATCATCTGCAATTCTAAGACTTGAGGAAATGATTGGCTGTTCATGCTTTCTAGTGCATTGGTATCCATATGGCAGAGCATGATTCTGGGGATATATCTGGGTTCTCTTGGAAATAGCATGTGAAGTTACTCGTAGTTCTAAGTGCAATTAGGTCTTGTTAATGCGGATAGCTGATATCAAGAGGATTGCCTGTGGAAATTGGAAACTGAATATATCGTAATTATTTTCCTCTTCTACCAGAGTCGTATTTAAGTGGGAAGGATATATTAGTCTCCATGTGGAAACcgtaaaattttaaatatgggATGTAGAGGTACACCTAGCATGAATTATGATTAGAAGATTGCAGCAGACcatgttgtgtgtgtgtgtgtgcgtgcgtGCTTTGATATACAAGCTCCATGAACGATGAACCCAAAGGTCGCTAGCCTTCTAGGTTGGGGATTTTGTTACCGTATCTCTGCTCTActacaaaacaaaaataaaatatttagttgGTGGTTGGTTTGTGGTCAATAGAATTAGCCAATTAGGGAATGAGAATACGTGGGTAATCATTAGTCTAAGCTTGGTGCTTCAACAATGTTTATTCTAATATAATGTGATGGACCATTTGTTTGTCATTAGTCTAAGCATGGTGCTTCAACAGTTTCAGGCCACCTATGGGAAACCTCTGTTAGCAGCCCGGGATCCCAAATGTTCAGCAAAAGATGCAGAAGCAGGGGTACTGGCAATGGAAGCATTGCACAAGCAGGTGTTTGGCTTAATTGTTAATCTTCTATTTTCTGGAACAATCTACCAGCATTTAGATGAGTTCTGAATTCGTTAACTGTTTTGTCTGGGTGGTTCTTCTCAATTATAGGTCATGCCTTTCCTTTTGCGCCGTACAAAAGATGAAGTTTTATCTGATCTGCCTGAGAAGATTATTCAGGACAGATATTGTGACTTGAGTCCTGTACAACTGAAACTATATGAGCAGTTTTCTGGTTCCCATGTTAGAAAAGAAATCTCAAATATAGTAACGGAAAATGAAGATGCAGGAGCGGCTCCTAAGGCATCTTCACATGTTTTCCAGGTATTTAGTGTTCTTGTGACAAATCTACTTAAATTTATCATGCCCTAATAACCTATATGTTCTCTGTTTCAGGCACTTCAGTATTTGTTGAAACTTTGTAGTCATCCGTTACTGGTTGTTGGTGAAAGAATTCCAGATTCACTGCTACCTGTTCTATCTGAACTTGTTCCTGCGAACTCTGATATCGCTTCAGAGCTTCATAAGCTATACCATTCTCCTAAACTTGTTGCTCTCCAGGAGATAATGGAAGAGTGCGGAATAGGTGTCGATGCTTCCAATTCTGAGGGTGCAATTACTGTTGGGCAGCACAGAGTTCTGATATTTGCACAGCATAAAGTAAAGAATTCTGTATCTCTTGTCAATGATAACTCCTCCTCCCGCATGCTGGGTTTTCTTATTTTGTAATTGTGACTCTTTATGCAGGCCCTTTTAGACATTATTGAAAAAGACTTGTTTCAAACACATATGAAAAAGTGAGTAGCACCTCCTAATTATGTGTTTATTCTTGTCAAGGCGTCCCTTTATTTCTATAGATGTCTTCATTGTGAGATATTCTGATAATGATTTAATCGCTTATGCCTGCTTCCAAGCAGTGTTACGTATTTGCGGTTGGATGGATCAGTTGAACCTGAGAAACGCTTTGAAATTGTCAAAGCTTTCAACTCTGACCCTACAATTGATGCTCTGCTGCTGACAACACATGGTAGGATCTCGTTCACTTTCTAAAGCTAAGAAAGTAACTATTTGTGACTTGAACCTTCTATTGTTGTTTTCAGTTGGTGGGCTTGGTTTGAACTTGACATCGGCTGATACCCTTGTTTTCATGGAGCATGACTGGAATCCCATGAGAGATCACCAGGTAGGGATACAGTTGGTCCTTGTTATGGCTTATATATCCTACTCATTTGAAAATATTGGATTAAGCACACACATATTTTGTATGCTTATGATGTTCCATCTACTATTACTAGTATTTTATGACAGGTTTCATAAAAGGGTTGAATGATGGTTTTTTGTGGATTGTTAATTCTCTGCTTCTTATCTTTAGAACCATCGATAGCAACAATCTAATGCTCATGTATGAAAAAGCTTGTGAATTTTGAATTACCATGTATAAAACATGAATATCGGCTTCGGCTGGTTGCGAGTGGCCATCAACAATCCCATTGTTTCTATTTCAAACCGGGCCAAAAGATAAAATAAGCCTGAATTGATTATCAACTTGACTGATATCTCTGAGCAAAAACAGGCCAACAGCTCTAGTTGGAgaaataacttataagctcggCAAattaagctcctaaacaacttataagctgtaaaaataagctccaacagcttataagctccccaaggATTGAAGAAATCCAGAAGGATCAAAATACATttcaagctctctctctctttaattttctctcactagcttataagctcaagcatccaaacactttgacaacttataagctcttgagaacttacatcttataagctcttgaaacatcttataagttgctagagcttataagctctttaaaataagcttaaccGAACATCCCCTTGCATAAGCTATTATAAATGAGAGAGAGCATTCAGGCTTTCTGATTTGATCTGAAATAGTGATGATATGACCTTGTGACACCTATTTGTCTGTGTGTTCATGAAGGAATACCAAATTTCTTGATACTGTGTCGTACCTTGTGAATTTAGAAAATGCACTTGCTATAACGTCAAGTTTTTCTCAGTGTCAttttatgaatcatgtttttgCTTGTAGTAAATAAGATAAATGCAGAACCTTCATCTGATTTTTGCAACACTTGCAGGCAATGGACAGAGCACACAGGTTAGGTCAGCGGAAAGTTGTAAATGTCCACCGCCTTATCATGCGAGGCACCTTAGAGGAGAAGGTGATGAGTCTCCAAAAGTTCAAAGTTTCAGTGGCTAATGCTGTGATAAATGCAGACAACGCGAGCATGAATACAATGAATACAGATCAGTTGCTCGATCTATTCACTTCCGCTGAAGGCCAAAAGGTATCCTGCTCAGCATTCTGTACTAGTGATATATTGCTTCGCATAATTTCCTGACTCATGAACGATCTGTTTGTTATACAGGGAGCACGAGCACCGAAATCATCAAAGGCAGGTGACGATGATGCAAAAATACTAGGCAGGGGAAAGGGACTAAAGTCAATTCTTGGCGGGCTAGAAGAACTATGGGACCAATCACAGTACACCGAAGAATACAACCTGAACCAATTTTTGGCGAAGTTGAATGGCTGAGTCGAACGCAGCGAGCTCTCGATATTTAGGAGCGGAGTATCGTCCTGACTCACGCGGCACCGGAATAAGCTGCGCAGGGTGTACAAAGTGTAAATTCTTTAAGTCGCAGCTTCAATTTTGACATTTAGGTTATAGATGTTCTCTGTGTTTTTTGTCAATTTTTTAGTTGGGTTTGGCCCATCTTAGTGCTTGCTGGGGGAAAAGCCATGAAGTAGTTTAGCTCGGGCTTTGTTGCCACCATAAGCCAATGCAAATATAGCTCAGGGGCGCTACCACATTCTGTAAATTTTGGATACTGTAAATACATTCAGATTATCCTAATTTACACTCTTTTCCCAAAAATTTTCACATTTCCGGATGTGAAAATGCTGTTGCCCCACTTTCTTTTTCCTAATTTACACACTTTCCCGAATTATTCCATtcgaggaaaaaaaaaaaatactactccctctatgccattacaaatgtcacacttttcataatgagatgtttcattacaaatgtctcattctttttttgacaatatattcacatttcttaattttcgtgccaaaagtaatgagacatttataatgggacggagagagtataaaatAATATCCTAAATAATAAAGGTATATATCTaacatatttatataaaaacacacacaaataaTAAATACTCAATTAATGATTTATAAATTtgtagtatcgaatcgaatatcatatTTGATTACTGATCGAATCAAATATTCATAATTGAATACGAATAGAATAGTTTCAATTACGAATATCAATATTTCAAATTGAATATCAAATCgagtaaaaatatttgattcatttataATTCTTATGTACAATAACTAGTAAAATTTTGCTATTATGCAGTAATATGTATAGACAGTGGCGAGAAAGGAACAACAAGGTGTGGAACAATAGATCAACCACTCCTCATGCCATCAGAAAGGTAGCTGCAGtttagtgtgcgtgtgttggccaagcggtaaggggttaatacctaaggccaaaggtcttgggttcgaatttCCTATGGCACGgccatttaatttctttatctaatattgtaaatttatcaaaaaaaaaaaaaaaggcagcTGCAGCACGTCTAGAATGGCTAGATGCACATGCACCAGCAAGGGCCGTTGCTGGAAGGGACAGACGGCTTAGCTGCGTTAGTTGGCACGACCTTCCCGATGAGTGGATGAAATGCTCTATCAATGCAGCTTTCTTTGCTTCCAAGTCGAGAACATGTGCTGCTCTTATTCTTCCAAATGTGAAAGGGGATTTTGTGGGAGCGAATGTGGTGATTATGGTGGGTTGCTTGAGAGTGGCGGAGGGGGATGCAATGTGTGTGAGGGAAGCTCTTTCTTGAATAAAGACGAGACAACTCGATCATGTGGAAATGACTGCAAATAGCAAGATGGTGGTGGACGCTTTGGAGTTTGGACTCCATGAACACTGATAGGTCTGAATTAGAATCTATCATTAAAGATTGCCGCCAGTTACTTGAGAGTATAGTGCACGTTCGTGTTTCTTATTCTAAGCGGTTGCCATTGAGGGTTGCTCATCGTTTAGCTAGAAGTGCTTGTAATTTTCCTAATGCGTATGTTTGGGATGCACCTCCGACTCATGTGGATGGTCTTCTTCATATTTCATGTGTTTGTGCTTAATAGGATCctctttttgtttttaaaaaaaataaaataattaaaagaaaaatgtaTATTGGAATAATAATCGATTATGGTCaataattatgttataattataaaaattattgtaaCTCATTGTTATCAAATAATCGTCCATTGCTAACATTTGTTGATTATAAactgaaagagaaaaaataaattgtagaAAATCATAATGAAATACGAATAACcaagcctttttttttttttttgagaaagtgAAATAACCAAGCCTTAAGTATCAACTTTTCACTTCTTTTTAATGACAATTAATTATAAACCTTATGAACaaaataattgtaaattctatttttttcaactagatttaaaagaaagaaagaaaaaacttgCATGAAATGATGAAAATATGCAATCGGGGGGAAGGCTACCTCTCCGACTCCCCTAAAACCAGTCTTTGATAGTGCATATCTTGGCCCAATCGTCTCATCGAAATTGATCTCTCTGTGAAGACGGCGTGTTGTCTGCTTCAACTTCACAATTTCAGTCAGTGATGTAAAAATCGGAAGCATTTGTCTGCCACCTCTTTTGTGTCATGTACATATTCGATGAATTGCCCCAGAGATAAAAGATGTTCAACCAAAGGCGGAATTTCATCAATCTTGCTTCCGCCGCCGCCTACTTCCACCCGTCCATCCACATTCAGGCGCGCAATCTCGTCAACGTGAAGCTCAAATGGGTAAAAGACGCCGCTCTTGATCCCGTAGTTTCTTGCGGCGTTCACCTCAAAGCTACTTGTATCCTCATCTCTCTCATAGCCTCCgcccccaatctctctctcccCATCCACCGCCTCTCCCGCCACCGCCGCCAGCTCGGCCTCCCTTCCGACCTCAAACTCTCCACCTTCATCCGTCGCTTCCCCAACATTTTCCAAGAGTTTCATCTCCCTGATTCTAGCGGTACCCCTGTTCCGTGGTACAGATTATCGCCTGAAGCGTCGGATGTTTGCTCTCAAGAACTGCGTGTTGTGTGTGAGGATTGCTACGTGGATATCTTGAACAGGCTCCGGAAACTGCTTATGCTCACGAGGGAGAGATTGCTCCCTCTGCAGACAATCGATCAGCTATGGTGGGATTTAGGGTTACCTTTCGATTTTGGGGATAAGTTTATCCGGAAGCATCCGGATTTGTTTTCGTTATGTGAAGCTGCCCGATGATCGTGTGGGATTGAAACTGCTAGTTTGGGATGATCGTTTGGCATTGTCCCATTTGGAGTCAAGGAGCTCGATTAGTTTGAGAAAGAACGAGTCTTTGATGTTTCCGATCGGATTCACAAGGGGTTTTGGGTTGAAGAAGAAGTGTATGGAGTGGTTGAATGAGTGGCAGAAGCTGCCTTACACTAGCCCGTATGCTGACGCGTCGCATTTGGATCCGAGGACGGATGTGGCCGAGAAGAGGCTTGTTGGAGTGTTTCATGAGCTTCTCCATCTCACAATACACAAGAAGATTGAGAGGAAGAATGTGAGCAACCTTCGAACGCCTCTGGCCATGCCTCAGAAGTTCACCAAGGCGTTTGAAAGGCATCCGGAGATCTTTTACATATCGAAGAAGGGCGCAACACAGACTGTTGTTCTCAGGGAGGGGTACGATCGGGGACAGCTGATTGAGAAGCACCCACTGGCTGATATTCGGGATAAGTATTCGAGCATGATGAAGAGTGGATTTTTGGATAGAAGCCGGGGAGTGTATAAGAGGGAGAGGAAGGGTTCTGAGGATGAAGTGGTGAGGGTTCCTCTTGGTGGAAGAAGAAGTAGGTTTGAGTTTGAGTTCGAGTCTGAATCAGAGGCAGATTGTAATGTGCTTTCAGAATATGAATCTGATGAAACTGGTTAGGAGTTGTAGTACTTTGCAAACTGTTTGAGCAATGGATCCTCATTTGATCTGAATATTTTATGGCATgatgcatgtgtgtgtgtgtgtgtgtgtgttttgtctGGCTGTCCTTGTATGTTAATGGTACATTGCACACAGAGTTGACCACTTCTTCTGCCTGGTATATTTTTGGAACAAGGAATCATCACCGTATGATTATTTTGATGTAAAAAGTGTTTGGATTTGGTAGGAAAGTTCTCATGATTGTCCTGTTTCTTCAAGTGAGGCTTCTGGGAAGAGAAAATATGCACCCGCCCTccaaagttttaaaaaataggAACTGCCCCTGATATTGCACTGACGTTAAATAGTTTGAAAATTTCACTATATATTTCATTGATTGTAGCATATAAAAACCGTTAGATCTTAGGAGAAACTGAACTATGATTACAAATTTACAAGTTTCACTACTGCTGATTAGAGAAACTAGAAGAGCATATACATGTTAAGAAGCTCTTATTCTGCCCTGGCATACTCTATTACTGCATATGCTAATCTATTACTGCATATGCTACATCAACTTGTGACATTTTTGCAGCTTTAGCAATTTTGGGCGTATGACACCGCTACCATGCGTGGAAATTGAAAAGCCAAAATTAGAGGAATAACGCCTGCAGTCAAGATTTTACAAGGTCAGTGAGAAGTAAAGATTTCACAAGGGATATATTGCCATTTAATTGAATATGTTGATGATGGATGAAAGCATACAGATGTTAAAAAGACCCATAACATCAagtatagaaattgattatagACTTATAGTATCTAATCTAAAAATATCTAGATTGATTGCacactaattaatagttcaagaACATGAGGCACATATGTTACCTTGAATTTGTGTCCAGGATCAATAATTTCGTTCTTTATTTCATTCTGCTACCACTCTTCTTCCTTGGGGTATGATGATGAAATGAACGTGGACTACATGTAAATTAAAACAGAGAAAAATGCATATATCAGTTAGGAAACCTCAGTTTTACACGAATGAGAGGAAAATAATGACAATTATCCAAACCTTTATCTTCTGCAAAtgaatgaaattaaattaaattaattaccCGCAACTTTGTGGAACCGACCATGAAGGTGGCTGACTTTTCCTGACATTTTCTGGTAAAGAGAGGTAACTTTTCCAGTCCTCAAGCAAGATGTTGAGATCATGAATCTTATTGTCCAAACCAGCGCAGCAATTTGCGTGCATTGTGCATACTAAATTCAAGTCTTTGCTAGGCTCACAAAACCCTCCAAAGTAAGCTGTGTCTAGAAACTTGATCTCTAATCCGATCTCCCTAATGAAAGGATTATACTTTATCTTGTTAAGTACATCCTGATCATGCTTCTTTGGATAATACTGTCGTGATTTGTACCAGAATTTATAAAACTCGATAGTCTTATTGCTTGACTTGACGTAATTGAAACCTCCATTAGGTGCATTGTTCAAGTCTGAGGGGTTCCCCCTAAAACTATCGCATGAAATCTGGAAGTCGGTATCCAGTGTAAAAATGTGGAAATGGATTTCTTAACCACATGATATCTGCATCCTGCACCATTATGAACCTCATGGCTCTTAGTCTAATACTTGATTTAACATGCATTTAAATTTGGAAATAGTAAAAAGTATATGAATGGTACGTGCACTAGTAAGAGATGGAAGATACCGTGAAAACGAAATTGTATCCCATCTCAAGAACACTTCGTAGGAAATCAACCCTTCTCCACATCATCTTTAAGTAGCCTGGAGTCATGAAATGTGcctcaccagagaagtcaaCATCTTCTGTTGTTAGATTATAGCAGTTCAACTGTGGAGTACTTAAACAGTAATCAAAAGCCTTCTTGTCCAGAGCAACGACCACCAAATGTTTAAGAAGCCCGAGTGTCTGATTCCCGATTCTGAAGCTCTTAAGAAAGAGATCAAATATTGAATCTGGTTCGATCCATGCTTCGTTTAAGGTTGTTATAATCACCGTTCTGTCAGGCATGGATGCCCTTTTCAATACATGAACTAACCCCAGCCCTCCACTCCCCTGAGAAGGCATATAGTAGAGGTGTTTCACAATTGTTATTCCCATTCATAAAAGGTAAATACTGAATACACATCAACTGTTTCCTAACAATTTGGTGGAACTACTAAATCTTTATCAGTGTCATATATTCGTAGCACATCACATAACCATTGCATGCACTATATGAAAAAGTTAAAGGCGTTTGAATTACTTACTGGAGTGGTGCAGGTTTTTGCACGACAGAAGGAGAACGAGGAGATGGATCTGGTGAGTAACTGGATAGGGCTTGTAGAGGATTGATAGAACGCGAGGCATGTGAGAGTAACCAGAGTGAACCATA comes from Salvia miltiorrhiza cultivar Shanhuang (shh) chromosome 3, IMPLAD_Smil_shh, whole genome shotgun sequence and encodes:
- the LOC131014979 gene encoding TATA-binding protein-associated factor BTAF1 isoform X2, which gives rise to MDVNDVIRDEDLIEQKVAYPGNGIAFQYFSSQRSRNIQQFVTTMVPTSRSRRPSARELNLLKRKAKSNSKDQSKGWSKDGDTEAAPSHDMVSPKSIPVDTSSSYKQLTDVISDEESFEMDGDGVWPFQTFVEQLLVDMFDPVWEVRHGSIMALREILTYQGASAGILMPEASSRSPSVSNLKVEDDDTTMKREREIDLNLQVPLDESEPILKKPKIEDAAFPISDSSNADPEVCMNVDEEGPTLPTGANGEVDINFVKVETQSGIGSACHSTNDATEVKDSTEGNESLEKMDILKNLTQNCELLNFVKDARNSWLRNCEFLQDCAIRFLCLLSLDRFGDYVSDQVVAPVRETCAQALGAVLKYMPPTLVRETLNILLQMQRRPEWEIRHGSLLGIKYLVAVRQEMLHDLLGSVLPACKTGLEDPDDDVRAVAAEALIPTSAAIASLKGPVLHCIIMLLWDILLDLDDLSPSTSSVMNLLAEIYSQEEMIPKTFGTLGSKEKPELDLNEIDLTDDLQEGMGSLENPYMLSTLAPRLWPFMRHSITSVRLSAIRTLERLLEAGYRRSITDESSSFWPSFIVGDTLRIVFQNLLLESNEEILLCSERVWHLLTKCAVEDLENAVKLYFSLWIELATTPYGSLLDATKMFWPVALPRKSHVKAAAKMRAAMLESENQKNKALESTESMSIERNGDASASSTKIFVGADLDISVTYTRVLTAAALGLMASKLNGPSLHHVFDPLWQGLTSLSGVQRQVVSMVLISWFKELKDISKADEVIAGISSKFRLCLLDLLTCSNHAYPTKDSLLPYAELSRTYSKMRNEASQLYTATESSGLYSDLLSSIEVDIQSLTADDALSFASKLTFTGNGISEVEFDGRNLFEELESLKQKLLTTSGYLKCVQNNLHLTVSALLAAAVVWMSELPAKLNPIILPIMSSIKREQEEILQNKAAESLAELIYHCIGRKPSPNDKLIKNLCTFACMDPCETPQAGALSSVELIEDHDLLAFGSSSGRHRSKVNMLPAGEDRSKAEGYISRRGSELALKYLCMRFGGSLFDKLPKIWHCLVEVLKPCNHECLTPEDEKLIDQSINSVKDPQILINNIQVIRSIAPSLEASLRLKILTLLPCIFRCVRHSHIAVRLAASRCITAMAKSMTLDVMAPLIENVVPMLGDMSSVHARQGAGMLVSLLVHGLGLELVPYAPLLVVPLLRCMSDCDHSVRQSVTHSFAALVPLLPLARGVSPPVGLTDRLSKNKEDAQFLEQLVDNSHIDDFKLPFELKVTLRRYQQEGINWLAFLRRFNLHGILCDDMGLGKTLQSSAIVASDIAEHVAANKGEDLPPSLIICPSTLVGHWVYEIEKFIDPSLLTTLQYIGSAQERSSLRPQFSKHNAIVTSYDVVRKDIDHLKQFFWNYCVLDEGHIIKNSKSKVTVAVKQIKAKHRLILSGTPIQNNVLDLWSLFDFLMPGFLGTERQFQATYGKPLLAARDPKCSAKDAEAGVLAMEALHKQVMPFLLRRTKDEVLSDLPEKIIQDRYCDLSPVQLKLYEQFSGSHVRKEISNIVTENEDAGAAPKASSHVFQALQYLLKLCSHPLLVVGERIPDSLLPVLSELVPANSDIASELHKLYHSPKLVALQEIMEECGIGVDASNSEGAITVGQHRVLIFAQHKALLDIIEKDLFQTHMKNVTYLRLDGSVEPEKRFEIVKAFNSDPTIDALLLTTHVGGLGLNLTSADTLVFMEHDWNPMRDHQAMDRAHRLGQRKVVNVHRLIMRGTLEEKVMSLQKFKVSVANAVINADNASMNTMNTDQLLDLFTSAEGQKGARAPKSSKAGDDDAKILGRGKGLKSILGGLEELWDQSQYTEEYNLNQFLAKLNG